Proteins co-encoded in one Malus sylvestris chromosome 9, drMalSylv7.2, whole genome shotgun sequence genomic window:
- the LOC126583056 gene encoding cystinosin homolog, translating to MASWNSTPLEITYEVLGWTAFVSWSISFYPQVILNFRRKSVVGLNFDFVVLNLTKHSSYLIYNASLYFSSAVQKQYFKKYGDKQMIPVAANDVAFSCHAVLLTAVTLYQISIYERGNQKVSKISIGIVAVVWLAAAVCVFVALPRHSWLWLISVFNSIQVSMTCIKYIPQAVMNFLRKSTDGFSIGNILLDFTGGAASYAQMAMQSIDQHSWVNFYGNIGKTLLSLISIFFDLLFMCQHFVLYRGKSSEELVKTSDEPVSENV from the exons ATGGCATCGTGGAACTCGACTCCGCTGGAAATCACGTACGAAGTGCTGGGATGGACGGCGTTCGTGAGTTGGTCCATCAGCTTCTACCCGCAAGTAATCTTGAATTTCCGCCGTAAAAG TGTTGTGGGGCTGAACTTCGATTTCGTGGTGTTGAATTTGACGAAGCACTCCTCCTATCTCATTTACAACGCCAGTCTCTACTTCAGCTCCGCCGTACAAAAGCAGTACTTCAAAAAGTACGGCGACAAACAG ATGATACCTGTTGCAGCAAATGACGTCGCTTTCTCTTGTCATGCTGTTTTACTGACGGCAGTTACCCTGTACCAAATATCAATCTATGAA CGCGGAAATCAGAAGGTCTCCAAGATTTCCATTGGAATTGTTGCTGTCGTGTGGTTAGCTGCTGCAGTTTGTGTTTTCGTAGCTTTGCCAAGGCATTCCTGGCTTTGGTTGATTTCCGTTTTCAA CTCAATTCAAGTTTCTATGACATGCATCAAATATATTCCTCAG GCGGTCATGAACTTCCTTCGAAAGAGCACAGATGGATTCAGCATTGGCAACATTTTACTTGATTTCACCGGAGGGGCAGCTAGTTATGCGCAAATGGCCATGCAGTCTATAGATCAAC ATTCTTGGGTGAACTTCTATGGAAATATCGGAAAGACACTGCTGTCTCTG ATATCTATCTTCTTTGACCTTCTGTTCATGTGTCAACATTTCGTGCTGTATCGCGGCAAGAGTAGTGAAGAACTTGTCAAGACTTCCGATGAACCAGTTTCGGAAAATGTATAA